A genomic window from Candidatus Thiocaldithrix dubininis includes:
- a CDS encoding sigma-54 dependent transcriptional regulator, translated as MIPLILVIDDDKTLNRLMVGQLNKMGYAAIGVFSWAEAQTYLQQHTPHLILLDCQLPDARGNQILNQLIPDYPVIIITGYGSVKDAVTAMRSGAAEYLLKPVNMDELELVIRRTLDTHTMKKEFMYLKEQVQKRKSFMVGQSVALKEVEKMIAAVAPSSMTVLIQGESGVGKELVAREIHERSQVASRGYVALDCCTMQESLFESELFGHEKGSFTGADRQKKGLIESAEGGTLFLDEIGEISPTIQAKLLRVLETGRFRRVGGTRDLTANVRIVAATNRNLLEMAHEGTFRADLFYRLNAFTIFVPPLRERKDDIDALIDHFISNHDFSRRVNKQLTEQARNKLRAYPWPGNIRELKNVVERAIILSGDAARIAPEHITLRNEDAAPYSHQAARKGLHLDFEQEPTLEDLERRYLGVLLEKFAGHRGKVARTLGISERNVYRLLRKYEFSEF; from the coding sequence ATGATTCCATTAATATTAGTGATTGATGATGATAAAACCCTTAACCGTTTAATGGTCGGTCAACTCAATAAAATGGGTTATGCAGCGATTGGCGTGTTTTCATGGGCGGAGGCTCAAACATACTTACAACAGCATACGCCGCATTTGATTTTATTGGATTGTCAGTTGCCGGATGCGCGGGGCAATCAAATCTTGAATCAGTTAATTCCAGATTACCCTGTTATAATTATAACAGGCTATGGCAGTGTTAAAGATGCCGTTACTGCCATGCGTTCGGGGGCAGCAGAATACTTATTAAAGCCAGTCAATATGGATGAATTAGAATTGGTGATACGGCGCACCTTAGATACACACACTATGAAAAAGGAGTTTATGTATCTGAAAGAGCAAGTGCAAAAGCGCAAATCGTTTATGGTGGGGCAAAGCGTAGCGCTGAAAGAAGTGGAAAAAATGATAGCGGCGGTTGCGCCAAGTTCAATGACTGTACTCATTCAAGGGGAAAGTGGGGTTGGTAAAGAATTAGTGGCGAGGGAAATTCATGAGCGTAGTCAAGTTGCCAGTCGCGGCTATGTCGCCCTTGATTGTTGCACTATGCAAGAAAGTTTGTTTGAGTCTGAATTATTTGGGCACGAAAAAGGCTCATTCACAGGCGCAGATCGACAGAAAAAAGGCTTAATTGAAAGCGCAGAAGGGGGTACATTATTTTTAGATGAAATCGGGGAAATAAGTCCGACTATTCAAGCCAAGTTATTGAGGGTATTGGAAACAGGACGTTTTAGACGTGTGGGTGGCACACGCGATTTAACCGCTAATGTGAGAATTGTCGCGGCAACCAATCGTAATTTATTAGAAATGGCACATGAAGGCACATTCCGTGCTGATTTATTTTATCGTTTAAACGCGTTTACGATCTTCGTACCGCCTTTACGGGAACGTAAAGATGATATTGATGCCTTAATTGATCATTTTATCAGTAACCATGATTTCTCGCGCCGGGTTAATAAACAACTCACTGAACAAGCTCGTAATAAATTAAGAGCTTATCCTTGGCCTGGCAATATTCGCGAATTAAAAAACGTGGTGGAGCGTGCCATTATTTTATCCGGTGATGCCGCACGTATTGCGCCAGAGCATATTACTTTACGCAATGAAGATGCCGCACCTTATAGCCATCAAGCCGCGCGCAAAGGCTTACACCTTGATTTTGAGCAAGAACCCACATTAGAAGATTTAGAGCGGCGTTATTTAGGGGTGTTGCTGGAAAAGTTCGCAGGTCATCGCGGAAAAGTGGCGCGAACCCTCGGTATTAGTGAAAGAAATGTGTATCGTCTATTACGTAAGTATGAGTTTAGTGAGTTTTGA
- a CDS encoding ATP-binding protein, with the protein MSVKFWHVYPTSLNQRFILFLISIMGILSISFLLIFVYFYNAQLTDERSSASQAVSMLLKSSLERAMLQRDLPGLRAIVHDLGQQAEIQDVMILHPKGEIRFSADEKKLGQSGQAIIQSFCPNCQAKDLLTATDTRFLVDQQSGQEILRSFQPVANKPQCMGCHGSATEHPVNGILVVDYKAQPLRQKSWLTVFVLGISGTIALVFSALASWWFMRRFVLKPVASLNNASQSIAAGKLNTQVRLNGQDEMAQLAKSFNKMANHLEQSHTALKNREQFLQGLLDALPDGVRVIDANYCIIAANQTYAQQSGYASIQALLQQPCYKVTYQRDTPCQSTARTCPMQCLTPEQPTVKFMEILQRADGSALSTEVYAAQLTLNVGKSQRLLVEAVRDLEQAVHYSHEQKMSALGELAAGVAHEIHNPLASVRIALQASDQLLNAESSKANVEELRSYLQLVDERVEQCLDITHRLLKLGSLASAYPELVDVNQVIQETISLLRFEQQQLHIQEQVQLSAEPVRILAADNDLRMIVLNLVQNAFHAMPHGGVLSIQTYKQAGLIVIRIGDTGVGIPDEVLAHIFDPFFSRRPGNQRGMGLGLTITHTLVTQHQGRIEVERRLSGGTVFSVMFFDADDERSTV; encoded by the coding sequence ATGTCCGTAAAGTTCTGGCACGTCTATCCCACTTCCTTAAATCAGCGCTTTATTCTCTTTCTAATCAGCATAATGGGTATTTTATCCATTAGTTTTTTACTGATCTTTGTTTATTTTTATAATGCGCAGCTAACCGATGAACGTAGTAGTGCTTCGCAAGCCGTTAGTATGCTGCTTAAATCTTCACTGGAGCGGGCTATGTTGCAGCGTGATTTACCCGGTTTGAGGGCAATCGTGCATGACTTGGGGCAACAAGCTGAAATTCAGGATGTCATGATTTTGCATCCTAAGGGCGAGATTCGTTTTTCCGCAGATGAAAAAAAACTAGGGCAATCTGGGCAAGCAATTATTCAAAGTTTTTGTCCTAATTGTCAGGCTAAAGACTTATTAACAGCGACTGATACACGTTTTTTAGTTGATCAACAGAGTGGTCAGGAAATCTTACGTTCCTTTCAGCCGGTTGCAAATAAACCGCAATGTATGGGCTGTCACGGCTCGGCAACTGAGCATCCGGTTAATGGTATTTTAGTGGTTGACTATAAAGCACAGCCATTACGTCAAAAAAGTTGGCTTACTGTGTTTGTGCTAGGTATATCTGGCACGATTGCTTTAGTTTTTAGCGCGTTAGCCTCTTGGTGGTTTATGCGGCGTTTTGTGTTAAAGCCAGTAGCAAGCTTAAATAATGCCAGTCAGTCCATTGCCGCAGGTAAACTCAATACCCAAGTGCGGCTCAATGGGCAAGATGAAATGGCGCAGTTGGCAAAAAGCTTTAATAAAATGGCCAACCACTTAGAGCAAAGCCATACAGCGCTTAAAAATCGTGAGCAATTTTTGCAAGGGTTGCTGGATGCCTTACCTGATGGTGTTCGAGTGATTGATGCAAATTATTGCATTATTGCCGCGAATCAAACCTACGCCCAACAAAGTGGTTATGCGTCTATTCAAGCCTTATTACAACAGCCTTGTTATAAAGTGACTTATCAGCGAGATACGCCGTGCCAGTCCACGGCGCGTACTTGCCCTATGCAATGTCTAACACCTGAACAACCCACTGTAAAATTTATGGAAATATTACAGCGTGCGGATGGTTCAGCCTTATCCACGGAAGTTTATGCGGCGCAATTAACGCTGAATGTTGGCAAATCACAGCGTTTGCTAGTCGAAGCCGTGCGCGATTTAGAGCAAGCGGTGCATTATTCCCATGAACAAAAAATGTCAGCTTTAGGGGAATTAGCCGCAGGCGTCGCGCATGAAATTCATAATCCATTAGCTTCTGTGCGCATTGCTTTACAGGCGAGTGATCAATTGTTAAATGCTGAAAGCAGCAAGGCGAATGTAGAAGAATTGCGGAGTTATTTACAGCTAGTAGACGAGCGGGTCGAGCAATGTTTAGATATTACGCATCGTTTATTAAAGCTGGGTTCGCTTGCCAGCGCTTATCCTGAACTAGTCGATGTAAATCAGGTTATTCAGGAAACCATCTCCTTGCTACGTTTTGAACAACAACAATTGCATATTCAAGAACAAGTTCAACTGAGTGCTGAGCCAGTACGTATTTTGGCGGCGGATAATGATTTGCGCATGATTGTTTTAAATTTAGTGCAAAACGCATTTCATGCCATGCCGCACGGCGGCGTACTGAGCATTCAGACGTATAAACAAGCAGGGCTAATTGTGATTCGGATTGGTGACACAGGCGTAGGCATTCCTGATGAAGTATTAGCACATATTTTTGATCCCTTTTTTAGTCGTCGTCCCGGCAACCAACGCGGTATGGGCTTAGGGTTGACGATTACGCATACGCTAGTGACACAACATCAGGGGCGAATTGAGGTCGAACGACGCTTATCTGGCGGTACTGTGTTTAGCGTGATGTTTTTCGATGCAGATGATGAACGGAGTACGGTGTAA
- a CDS encoding response regulator, translating into MNEKVLLIDDHTLFRAGLEDLLTRRGIQVVAAVGNGDEGLAAVNQLNPDIALLDMRMPNMDGLQVLRLLRKHVPSLRVVMLTTSSNEADLVEALRSGARGYLLKDMEPDELVVALREILAGKTVVAPELAPVLARVVQGGDSRSTEDKATNPFIDLTPREYEILTLLAEGQSNKVIARNLGISDGTVKLHVKAILRKLNVSSRITAAVMAVEHGIRAESHND; encoded by the coding sequence ATGAACGAGAAAGTTTTATTAATTGACGACCACACTTTGTTTCGCGCGGGTTTGGAAGACTTATTAACCCGACGCGGTATCCAAGTGGTAGCGGCAGTAGGCAATGGGGATGAGGGCTTAGCCGCAGTTAATCAGCTAAACCCCGATATTGCCTTGCTGGACATGCGTATGCCTAATATGGATGGTTTACAAGTGTTGCGCTTATTACGTAAACATGTGCCTAGTTTGCGCGTGGTCATGTTAACCACTAGTAGCAATGAAGCGGATTTAGTTGAAGCCTTACGTAGTGGTGCACGCGGTTATCTATTAAAAGACATGGAACCCGATGAATTAGTCGTGGCATTACGTGAGATTTTAGCGGGAAAAACTGTAGTCGCGCCTGAGCTTGCGCCAGTATTAGCGCGGGTGGTACAGGGCGGTGATAGCCGTAGTACCGAAGATAAAGCCACTAATCCGTTTATTGATTTAACGCCGCGTGAATATGAAATCCTAACGCTGTTAGCCGAAGGTCAGAGCAATAAGGTGATTGCACGTAATTTGGGGATTTCCGATGGCACGGTCAAACTGCATGTTAAAGCCATTTTGCGTAAACTGAATGTGAGTTCGCGCATTACTGCCGCCGTAATGGCCGTTGAGCATGGCATTCGTGCTGAAAGTCATAATGATTAA
- a CDS encoding molybdopterin-dependent oxidoreductase, with translation MSSNDWQTKLASALKMDRRTFLKTSAAGSAAIAAGGLVHTKEAKAFAYEPYPRDNDLETVVTSCAHNCGSRHMLVAHKKGDVIVRLSTDDGRYQKDGEFGKDTFEEPQLRACLRGRSYRARLYSQERLLYPMIRTGARGEGKFKRASWNEALDHVAGKMLELKEKYGPTALLDQSYAGASYGVLHKSDQVEGLLGRFLGMFGCRTSSWSIPSYEGTKFSSRITFGTIQDGNEDDAFAHSKLIIMWGWNPAYTFHGGNTFYYMRMAKQKGCKFVLVDPQYTDSAAAYDAWWIPIRPNTDAAMMAGMAHHIFANNWQDQEFINKFVQGMDAGTMPEWANGHENFKDYILGKYDNTPKTPEWAAQVCGVSADDIKKLAEMYATTKPAALKASWAPGRNAYGEQYNRMAAALQAMTGNIGKLGGCAEGIGKGWHSESVAYPYDEYANVFYESIKSDRWAHCVLNYPNVKREEIGLWPGGLAGDGVIPNIRGIFWQGSDWFNQLTNINKEIQAIKKLDFIVCNDSTITPSGLWADVLFPIATHFERHDVALPWYKGHYYIHRPKVIQPMGESKTDFQIYTELAYRLGGEQFGKKYNPRATRDYFQHDDDVDEAYLRAWWEGVQHHQNVEMSWEDFKKHGVYKFILERPHVAFQDNVEKGVKWETPSGKIEVFSTTLAQYDDWTKTAYGYEIPAIPKWIEPWESLNATDKMAKHPYHLISPHPRWRTHSIFNNIGWLRETYEQEVTINASDAKKLGIKTGDVVEVFNDRGRTVVPAYVTERCMPGVMVLHEGAWMDLDENGVDRAGNPDFLTLDEPSPAGAFAYNTVLVNVQKTDLEHKPGWDKLATARSHVFRRDL, from the coding sequence ATGAGTAGCAATGATTGGCAAACAAAATTAGCATCTGCTCTAAAGATGGATCGTCGCACCTTTTTGAAGACCTCAGCGGCCGGTTCAGCAGCTATTGCAGCAGGTGGCTTAGTTCACACTAAAGAGGCGAAGGCGTTCGCTTACGAACCTTACCCACGTGACAATGATTTAGAGACCGTAGTAACCAGTTGTGCGCATAACTGTGGTTCGCGCCATATGTTAGTTGCACACAAAAAAGGCGATGTTATCGTTCGTCTATCCACAGATGATGGGCGTTATCAAAAAGACGGCGAATTCGGTAAAGATACCTTTGAAGAACCGCAGTTACGCGCCTGTTTACGCGGCCGTTCTTATCGCGCCCGCTTGTATTCGCAAGAACGCCTGCTTTATCCGATGATTCGCACGGGCGCACGCGGCGAAGGTAAATTTAAACGCGCCTCGTGGAATGAAGCCTTAGACCACGTTGCGGGTAAAATGCTGGAATTAAAAGAAAAGTATGGACCAACCGCTTTACTTGACCAATCCTATGCAGGCGCGTCTTACGGTGTTTTGCATAAATCTGACCAAGTGGAAGGCTTATTAGGCCGCTTCTTAGGCATGTTTGGCTGCCGTACCAGTTCATGGTCGATTCCATCTTATGAAGGTACGAAATTTAGCTCGCGCATTACATTTGGTACGATTCAAGACGGTAACGAAGATGATGCGTTTGCCCATTCCAAACTGATTATTATGTGGGGTTGGAATCCGGCTTATACCTTCCACGGTGGCAATACCTTCTATTACATGCGTATGGCTAAACAAAAAGGCTGTAAGTTTGTTTTAGTTGATCCGCAATATACCGATTCTGCCGCTGCCTATGATGCATGGTGGATTCCGATTCGCCCCAATACCGACGCAGCTATGATGGCGGGTATGGCGCATCATATCTTTGCCAATAATTGGCAAGATCAAGAATTCATTAACAAATTCGTGCAAGGTATGGACGCTGGCACTATGCCAGAATGGGCGAATGGTCATGAAAACTTTAAGGATTATATCCTAGGTAAATATGACAATACGCCGAAAACCCCAGAATGGGCGGCACAAGTTTGTGGCGTTTCAGCCGACGATATTAAAAAGTTAGCAGAAATGTATGCCACTACTAAACCCGCTGCCTTAAAAGCTTCATGGGCACCGGGACGCAATGCTTACGGCGAACAATACAACCGTATGGCGGCCGCATTACAAGCCATGACAGGCAATATTGGTAAATTAGGCGGTTGTGCAGAAGGGATTGGTAAAGGCTGGCACTCGGAATCGGTGGCTTATCCTTATGATGAATACGCCAATGTGTTCTATGAGTCGATTAAATCAGACCGTTGGGCGCATTGCGTATTAAATTATCCGAATGTTAAACGCGAAGAAATTGGTTTATGGCCGGGCGGGTTAGCCGGTGATGGTGTCATCCCGAATATTCGCGGTATCTTCTGGCAAGGTTCTGACTGGTTCAACCAATTAACCAATATCAACAAAGAAATTCAAGCGATTAAAAAACTGGATTTCATTGTGTGTAATGACTCAACTATTACCCCATCCGGTTTATGGGCAGATGTATTATTCCCGATAGCTACACACTTTGAACGTCACGACGTAGCCTTGCCGTGGTACAAAGGGCATTACTACATTCACCGCCCCAAAGTGATTCAACCGATGGGCGAAAGTAAAACAGACTTCCAAATTTACACGGAATTGGCTTATCGCTTAGGCGGTGAACAGTTCGGTAAAAAATATAACCCGCGTGCAACACGGGATTACTTCCAACATGATGATGATGTAGATGAGGCTTATTTACGCGCTTGGTGGGAAGGCGTACAGCATCATCAAAACGTCGAAATGTCATGGGAAGATTTCAAAAAGCACGGTGTTTATAAATTCATTCTGGAACGCCCACATGTTGCCTTCCAAGACAATGTGGAAAAAGGCGTTAAGTGGGAAACCCCGTCTGGCAAAATCGAAGTCTTCTCAACCACGCTCGCCCAGTACGATGACTGGACAAAAACCGCTTATGGTTATGAAATTCCAGCCATTCCAAAATGGATTGAGCCTTGGGAATCGCTGAATGCCACCGATAAAATGGCGAAACACCCTTATCATTTAATTTCACCGCATCCTCGTTGGCGGACTCACTCCATTTTCAACAACATTGGTTGGTTACGTGAAACATACGAACAAGAAGTGACCATTAATGCCTCCGATGCGAAAAAGCTGGGCATTAAAACCGGCGATGTCGTGGAGGTATTCAATGATCGTGGCAGAACCGTTGTGCCAGCTTATGTTACTGAACGTTGTATGCCCGGCGTCATGGTTTTACACGAAGGCGCATGGATGGATTTAGACGAGAATGGCGTGGATCGTGCGGGTAACCCCGACTTTTTAACCTTAGACGAACCCAGTCCGGCGGGTGCATTTGCCTATAACACGGTGTTGGTAAATGTGCAAAAGACGGATCTTGAACATAAACCCGGTTGGGACAAGCTGGCCACTGCTCGTAGCCATGTGTTCCGGCGTGACCTTTAA
- a CDS encoding rhodanese-like domain-containing protein — protein MAKTFAEMVAGVLPEIKEILPWDLAEQLAKQPDLLVVDIREPAEYAFGAIANSLNVPRGILETACDWGYDTTVPRLANAREQTVVLVCRSGNRTAMAAYTLQLMGYQQVYSLKTGIRGWNDYEQPLINALGEEVDIDELDVFLNPPIKSEQKKPN, from the coding sequence GTGGCTAAAACCTTTGCCGAAATGGTCGCGGGTGTATTGCCCGAAATTAAGGAAATTTTGCCTTGGGATTTAGCCGAGCAGCTTGCCAAACAGCCTGATTTACTGGTGGTGGATATTCGCGAACCGGCTGAATACGCGTTTGGCGCTATTGCGAATTCGCTCAATGTGCCGCGTGGTATTTTAGAAACGGCGTGTGACTGGGGATATGATACCACTGTCCCACGTTTGGCTAATGCCCGAGAACAAACGGTGGTATTGGTATGTCGTTCGGGCAATAGAACCGCGATGGCAGCATATACCTTACAATTAATGGGCTATCAGCAGGTCTACTCGTTGAAAACCGGCATTCGGGGCTGGAATGACTATGAGCAACCCTTAATAAATGCATTGGGTGAAGAGGTGGATATTGATGAGTTGGATGTATTCTTGAATCCACCTATAAAATCTGAACAAAAAAAGCCAAATTAG
- a CDS encoding OmpA family protein: MSIKSSPILVAGLITTLLAGCGPNGEMTRTEQGALIGGVAGAVLGKSTGNHHDKRVLTGAVLGGLVGAGIGNYMDQQEAALRQSLQNSGVNIERRNDNIVITMPDAISFATGQAYIQPQFYATLNNLAYTLNQYPETRIQIEGHTDNVGTDSDNLRLSQQRAESVRNYLASNGIMAARMQAIGYGESRPIADNNSDYGRAQNRRVEITLMPTQQY; this comes from the coding sequence ATGTCTATTAAATCTAGCCCAATTCTTGTTGCTGGATTAATTACAACACTTTTAGCAGGCTGCGGACCAAATGGTGAGATGACACGCACTGAACAAGGCGCATTAATTGGCGGCGTTGCGGGGGCTGTTTTAGGCAAAAGCACTGGCAATCATCACGATAAGCGCGTACTGACGGGGGCAGTCTTAGGCGGCTTAGTCGGTGCAGGTATTGGCAATTATATGGATCAGCAAGAAGCAGCACTGCGCCAAAGCTTGCAAAATAGCGGTGTGAATATTGAACGCCGTAATGACAATATTGTGATTACCATGCCAGATGCGATTAGCTTCGCTACAGGTCAGGCGTATATTCAACCTCAATTCTATGCCACGCTGAATAACTTAGCGTATACCTTGAATCAATACCCTGAAACCCGTATTCAAATCGAAGGGCATACTGACAATGTAGGCACTGACAGTGATAACTTACGCTTATCACAACAGCGGGCGGAGAGTGTGCGTAATTATTTAGCCAGCAATGGCATTATGGCCGCTCGTATGCAAGCCATTGGTTATGGCGAATCGCGCCCTATTGCGGATAACAACAGCGATTATGGACGGGCGCAAAATCGTCGAGTTGAGATTACACTTATGCCCACTCAGCAATATTAA
- a CDS encoding histidine kinase: MPKSHLTQAERFDWAALEERRVIEFPWLARIILLILFIVFMVIGAVYFGAVNTAVQQPWVSPAATALWLVAGFGVLALLYWMWREFERFGQELSYWALRLRKGDLTVRMPIRGKTCPSRKIREQINAITDDYQAMSRMQQQRLSKQAKDIKQKNQHLSVLYDVAASINRASNLEDLLERFLNTLQQVADAEAATVRLLDSDNNMRLVASIGLDRGLLNCAESMPADQCMCWKSALDNKITLCTNNAKCGQLLENVFSAAADNIEVLAIPLQYRDRVLGVYNLFLEKSKQTKLENEAELLISIGQHLGMAIEKASVDEDARTLSIMEERTRMAHELHDSLAQTLASLRFKVRLFDDSLNRGEEATIWQELEGLENTIDEAYAELRSLITHFRAPLDGKGIIRVVERLTERFRQETKMEVFYYHNWHLKDLPSEIELEAIRIIQEALANVRKHSRAKTVRILLYSSEEGKCSILVEDDGIGLPVNLPEPDPKTGEHIGLTVMRARADRVGGDLQFESEPGEGTLIQLNFEVSPTKKLSDLVKRTSIHSTTSLASDTP; encoded by the coding sequence ATGCCTAAATCACATCTAACACAAGCCGAACGCTTTGATTGGGCTGCTTTAGAAGAACGGCGCGTCATTGAGTTTCCTTGGTTGGCGCGTATTATTCTACTCATCTTGTTCATTGTGTTTATGGTTATTGGTGCAGTGTATTTCGGAGCGGTGAATACCGCTGTGCAACAACCTTGGGTATCACCTGCTGCAACCGCCTTGTGGTTAGTTGCGGGGTTTGGGGTGCTTGCCTTATTGTATTGGATGTGGCGTGAATTTGAGCGATTTGGACAGGAGCTATCCTATTGGGCGTTACGTTTGCGTAAAGGTGATTTAACAGTACGGATGCCGATTCGGGGTAAGACTTGCCCGTCACGCAAAATTCGTGAACAAATTAATGCTATCACCGACGACTATCAAGCCATGTCGCGGATGCAGCAACAACGTTTATCTAAACAAGCCAAAGATATTAAACAAAAAAATCAACATTTAAGCGTATTGTATGATGTAGCGGCTTCGATCAACCGTGCCTCCAACCTAGAAGATTTATTAGAGCGCTTTTTGAATACCTTGCAACAAGTTGCAGATGCTGAAGCCGCGACGGTTCGCTTATTAGATAGCGACAATAATATGCGTTTAGTGGCTAGTATTGGTTTAGACAGGGGCTTATTAAATTGTGCTGAAAGTATGCCCGCCGATCAGTGTATGTGCTGGAAGTCTGCCCTAGATAATAAAATTACTTTGTGTACGAATAATGCCAAGTGTGGACAATTATTAGAAAATGTATTTTCAGCGGCTGCCGATAATATCGAAGTGCTGGCCATACCCTTGCAATATCGAGATAGGGTGTTAGGTGTTTATAATTTATTCTTAGAAAAATCCAAACAAACTAAGTTAGAAAACGAGGCTGAATTATTAATTAGTATTGGTCAGCATTTGGGTATGGCGATTGAAAAAGCCAGTGTTGATGAAGACGCACGCACGTTATCCATTATGGAAGAGCGTACGCGTATGGCGCACGAGTTGCATGATTCGCTGGCCCAAACCTTAGCGAGTTTGCGTTTTAAAGTGCGCTTATTTGATGATTCTTTAAATCGCGGTGAAGAAGCCACGATTTGGCAAGAGCTCGAAGGTTTGGAAAATACGATTGATGAAGCTTACGCCGAATTACGTAGCTTGATTACCCATTTTCGAGCGCCCTTGGATGGTAAAGGCATTATTCGGGTAGTAGAACGGTTGACTGAACGCTTCCGCCAAGAAACCAAAATGGAAGTGTTTTATTATCACAATTGGCATTTAAAAGATTTGCCCAGTGAAATTGAATTAGAAGCCATTCGGATTATACAAGAAGCCTTAGCGAATGTGCGTAAACATAGTCGCGCCAAAACCGTGCGTATTTTATTGTACAGTTCTGAGGAAGGTAAATGTTCCATTCTTGTGGAAGATGATGGCATTGGTTTACCCGTCAATTTACCTGAGCCTGATCCAAAAACCGGCGAACATATTGGCTTAACCGTCATGCGCGCTCGTGCTGATCGCGTTGGTGGGGATTTACAATTTGAAAGTGAACCGGGTGAGGGCACATTAATTCAATTAAATTTTGAAGTGTCGCCCACTAAAAAATTATCCGATCTAGTCAAACGCACTAGTATTCATTCGACCACCAGTTTAGCAAGTGATACCCCATGA
- a CDS encoding iron-sulfur cluster assembly accessory protein, translating to MLQVTAAAAKQIRTAAVQGNAIGLPLRIAIQTKPDGSFHYLMGFDEQNKTGDQTIQVEDVLVVVDAASQPLLQGMTLDFVELDGQLEFIFINPNDPNYQAPAV from the coding sequence ATGTTACAAGTCACAGCAGCGGCTGCTAAGCAAATTCGCACGGCAGCAGTACAAGGTAATGCCATTGGTTTACCGCTTAGAATTGCTATTCAAACCAAACCGGATGGTAGTTTCCATTATTTAATGGGGTTTGATGAACAAAACAAAACGGGCGATCAAACAATTCAGGTGGAGGATGTCCTTGTTGTGGTTGATGCTGCCTCACAACCCTTGCTGCAAGGTATGACCTTGGATTTTGTGGAACTAGACGGTCAGTTGGAATTTATTTTTATCAATCCTAATGACCCTAATTATCAAGCACCTGCTGTCTAA
- a CDS encoding CDP-alcohol phosphatidyltransferase family protein, giving the protein MIEQIPNLITIVRILAIAPICWLLWQHDYQNAFVLLLIAGLSDALDGYLARRYGWFTRLGAFLDPIADKLFVACVYIVFGLQGYLPWWLVSLVLGRDVIISGGALAFRWATGHLEMQPLRISKLNTVLQIILLALTLVNIALYSIPTWLQVSVQGAVAISTLSSGLAYMVLWTLNAMKESHALKQP; this is encoded by the coding sequence GTGATAGAGCAAATTCCTAATCTAATTACCATTGTGCGTATTTTAGCCATTGCCCCGATTTGTTGGTTATTATGGCAACACGATTATCAAAATGCGTTTGTTTTATTATTAATTGCAGGGCTATCTGATGCATTAGACGGTTACTTGGCAAGGCGCTATGGTTGGTTTACGCGTTTAGGCGCATTTTTAGACCCGATTGCCGATAAATTATTTGTAGCCTGTGTTTATATTGTATTCGGTTTACAAGGGTATTTGCCTTGGTGGTTAGTCAGTTTAGTGTTAGGACGTGATGTCATTATTAGCGGGGGCGCATTAGCCTTTCGTTGGGCAACGGGGCATTTGGAAATGCAACCGCTGAGGATTAGTAAGCTCAATACGGTCTTACAAATTATCTTATTAGCCTTGACCTTAGTGAATATCGCTTTATATTCAATACCCACTTGGTTACAAGTCAGTGTACAAGGGGCAGTGGCTATTTCTACCTTAAGCAGTGGTCTAGCTTACATGGTCTTATGGACTCTCAATGCAATGAAGGAATCACATGCACTCAAACAACCTTGA